Part of the Eleginops maclovinus isolate JMC-PN-2008 ecotype Puerto Natales chromosome 3, JC_Emac_rtc_rv5, whole genome shotgun sequence genome is shown below.
GTCCTGGAGCACACTCTTGCCTAATATTGATTGCCTTGTCTGTGTGGAGACAGATGAATGCATTAGTACCCAGCTCACCCTGCCACTGGAAATATATTAGGTTCATGTATTAGGCACCCTGTCTGGTTGCCATGGAGATGCACCGGGAGTGAGGGACCAGGGAGGTAGGGGGGTAAGGAGGAAGGGAAACGAGTGGGGGATACAGGATGTGATGAGGCAGTCTACTTCATTTGTAGTCCCgttccctcttcttcctcctcctcctctgtcactGATGTGTCTCCTCTTAGCTCTTGCCCCTACATTCCTCTTCTCTTGTtccacctctctttctcttacaaTGTTCCTTctactacatttttaaaacttaaCAAGCAAGAATCCGACTCTTTCTTCAGCACGATTTGCACTTCTTCTTGCTCCCTGGTCAGTATTCTATTGATGGCCCTTTTGTTCTCTGCCTCGCCATCCCCACACCACCAGTTACACTTTAACTCTTTGTagatttgtcttgttttttcttgccTGTATGCTTCCCACTTCCCTGTTCACACATAAGCATTTAACTTCCTAGtcttctgctcctctctcccccctcgcTGCCGCTGTTGCCTCCCTCCTTGGCTCGCTCCATCTCTGTGCTCTGCAGTAAAACTGGTGCATTGAGGCAGCAGGAAATGGGGACCAGAGACAATAGAATGAAGGGAAGAATGGAGGTGTGATGCTTTCAAAATCTTACATAACATTTCATCTGGGGATACTGGATACACAAAACATCGGAACATCAATGTGTGGTCACCATGAGCCCAGGATTTGAATGAAAACAGTTCCTAGAGGATCAGTTTGAGTTAGATGCTCACGCTGCAAAATGTGCACATCTGCtttgtgtctggtgtgtgttaGCTTGCTGTTAGGGACCTCTCTAAGCTGCTATCAGTGCTTCGTTGATGTGCAAGACAGTAGTCGCCTGTGTTGGGGTCACATTTTGACTGAGTACAATGTTAGAAATGTGGACTCCTGCTTCAGGAAGCTGGACCGCATTTTCAACAACCATGAGAGAGTGATTGAGGCTGGAAGAGTTGGTACGAGGTtttgtattatgtttttatcaCAAAAGACAACgtagacagaaagaaaaatgatttgtatttgtgtgataTGTGTGCTTCTTTCAGGTAAAGGATATGACAAACAACTGAAAGGACTCCTCGATGTGGAGATCCTGCCCATGGTGGAAGAGTTTGACAAAAAGCTGAATAACGGTAGCTGAACACCTGCTCTGATAACTGCACAAGTTAATGAGTCTTTAGGGCGCCAGGAAAGGAGGGGAGTTAGAAATGagttttcaaaatgatgccctaAAGCACACGATTCACCAGGATGTGCTGAGCtgaatatttctgtgtttgccctcctcttcatccatcAGACACAGTCTATGAGGAAAGGTtgcagacagcagcagacaatTTCATCGCAGCTGCCTCCAAACTGCCTAGAGGTGAGACAGGGTCTCTTCCCCTTTTCCTTCCTCTATTCATCTATGGTCAGACCCATATTAGGTCATTACAGCTCCCTGTgatctctgttctctctctagACTGAGCTAGTTATGTTATTGCAGCCTCTCAAATAGTGTGGAGAGTAAAGGAAGCAGTCAAGTTGAACCGACTTATCTGGGTGGAAAGCAACTCATGACTTTTTActcttgtgtttttacagtCTCTGGATGCCTCCCTCCATGTGgttagtgtttattttctcttgttttccatttcatttaatCATCCTGTTgtaggaaataaaatacactgtaTCAAAATTACTTTTATGCACCCATCAGGTTTTCAGAGTGCAGGTGCAGTATACAACTGTATTACCTGCCAGTATGACTCCTGTGAACTCCCTCTCGACTGTCCAGGTGGGTATTCATAATTCAACATATTGGATTATAACTATAATATAACCTTCATAAGCATCCACTCTTGATCCTTGAAATTCTCAGTTTTTGATCCTTGAAATGCTCTTAGCAGGAAGTcaagatttctttaaaaaggagacagaggagaggtcTTATTTCCACACATTATATCTTTTGCAAAGAGCTCCCGAGGTACTCTTTAAATCCTTGGCTTCTTTATGCAAGGTGACAGTTGACTCCCACACACGGTGGTATTCATATCGAGCCTTTACAGCGCAGTCACTGTTTAGTATATCATCACTTTTACTCCGCTCCTCAGAGACTGGGCTTAAGTATTATCATTAAGGAGGGCTCAGACTGCAAGAGCTGCCCCCTTGTGAATgttatctctgtgtgtgtgcgcttgtgtgtctgtgtgtcttacAGTGTGCACGTGTATGCCTATATGTTTGTGTCAGTTAAAGAAATTAAAGCAATGGAGAACAGCAGGAACCAGATGTGGTGTGTAGTGCCATTTCATTTACCAGAAGATATCGAGGTGATCTGGAGATTTGCAGAAGAGGTATGCTCATCCTTTGATGAACTATTCAGGTTCACTGCAAATAACTTTTAAATTAATagtttaataatttaaaattgAATTTAAAGCTACACATTATGTCTTTCTTCCCAAGagtaaaattaaaacattgatacCACTTTTGCCACATTTGTCTGTTTAATATGAAGCTTGTGGACTGTAAGCTcacattagcttagcttatctTGAAGTTTGAAAGCAGGAGGAATGAGCTAACCTGGCTGTGTCCTGTggtaaaagcaaaaaaaagctttcgaaatgtatcaaatatttttaaaatagcaCTTGTGTTTACAAAGCTAGCTGTTTTGCTAAAATAACTTTGTGTGAAGGCTGTGTCTAGGCTGTGTCTAAGCTGTAACAAGCCAAATGTTTGACCAACCAACGCATATATTCCTTTCCAACCCGCACAATTAATGGTAACAGTCAATAAATAGACACAGGACAGGCCTTACATTCATCCTTTTAACCCCACCcaatacaacacaacacaatgaGATGTGGAGGGGTTGCTTAGTGGCCAAGTTACACTGGCACTAAACACATTTATGTCATAAGTTTGAGATGAGTTTTAAGTTTCCTGTCTGAAAAGTTGTAGTTGTATATGAGAAGTAGGGGACTAGGTATTGTCCTGCAAATCATTGGAACCTGCAAAGAAATACTGCAGAACATACTGCACGTACCATGCCGTTACAATTTGTTATTTCATCAATTTAAACAAATTAGTTATAGCATGTGTACTGGTGGGTACTTTAATTTCCTTTGAGATTGTAATAGTCGTTTTATTTGAACATCTTGGACAGGTGAAAACCCAGCAGGTGGACCAGTTTAAAGAAGTTACTGCAGGCCTGGACACACTTTATTCCATCCCTTCAACCAGCTTGCAGCATGTGGGAACCTACCAGTGTGAGATCTATTCAGGCCAACGCTCCATTGTCAGGCTCTTTTTCTATCTCACAGGTAACAAGATTATTTTAGGAAAACTATTGAAAATGATGATCAATACTGAacccaaagaaaacattttgaaaccaTGATATATATTATCCAACTATTTGTATGACTGAAAACAACTCCTCATACTTCAGAAGTAATATgattaaataatacatacaattttacaatatttttgtaattgaaatgaaaatgctaaGGGTTTGTCTTCATTGAATGCAACAAACTCAcacaaatattttgataatataaaatgttgtattgGGTTTTGGTTTCCAAAGTGTTTCTT
Proteins encoded:
- the spaca6 gene encoding sperm acrosome associated 6 — protein: MHRCKSGGEALTPEWRGDGNEESSWNPERTAGKGKGYDKQLKGLLDVEILPMVEEFDKKLNNDTVYEERLQTAADNFIAAASKLPRVSGCLPPCGFQSAGAVYNCITCQYDSCELPLDCPVKEIKAMENSRNQMWCVVPFHLPEDIEVIWRFAEEVKTQQVDQFKEVTAGLDTLYSIPSTSLQHVGTYQCEIYSGQRSIVRLFFYLTVTPQIVAGHTELQEIFDLSLLPGGRLLPAPGGPPRSLILNPSPLFLTACLTILLLLLFLSMGALYWSVKPEHAEQEEED